The following are encoded in a window of Roseimaritima ulvae genomic DNA:
- a CDS encoding integron integrase has product MDDLPVNKDLVVKFSRSLLANGAPAWQRWQAVRAVEFYRDFVLRRSEPDLSEMVMILARLGRKERNIDLEAPPTPDELAKLRGNFNRNEPLFIQTMRGEMRVLHYAAATEKAYVRWVKRFSKYVNSGELDQFDEKDIGTYLTSLAVEGNVSASTQNQAQSGLLFFYQCVLGKQLGFLNAVRARRSEQIPVWFSRKEIDRLLVHFVGVHRLMFLLIYGAGLRHKECRRLRIKDICFDEGHIVVRNGKGEKDRITFLPELAIDPLKSQIDVAARLHRIDVDEGYPQVYLPYALARKYPNACQELAWKWVFPSRQRCRDKRSGQVWRHHIAEEQFANAFKIALRHAGIPKHGVPHSLRHSFATHLVEAGTDISTVQKLMGHKDIETTMKYVHVSHQLGDSIKSPMDTLVHDRELRSRQTRH; this is encoded by the coding sequence GTGGACGATCTGCCGGTCAACAAGGATTTGGTCGTCAAATTTTCCCGGTCATTGCTCGCCAACGGCGCCCCTGCCTGGCAGCGCTGGCAGGCGGTACGTGCCGTGGAATTTTATCGCGATTTCGTGCTCCGGCGTTCCGAGCCTGATCTGTCCGAAATGGTGATGATCTTGGCGCGGCTGGGCAGAAAGGAGCGTAACATCGACCTGGAGGCACCTCCGACGCCTGACGAATTGGCAAAGTTGCGGGGCAATTTCAATCGCAACGAACCGCTGTTCATTCAGACGATGCGTGGAGAAATGCGGGTGTTGCATTATGCAGCGGCAACCGAAAAAGCTTACGTCCGCTGGGTCAAGCGATTCTCTAAATACGTCAACTCGGGCGAGTTGGACCAGTTTGATGAGAAGGACATTGGTACCTACCTGACCTCGCTTGCCGTCGAAGGCAACGTCTCGGCGAGTACGCAAAATCAAGCGCAATCGGGACTGCTGTTCTTCTACCAATGTGTTCTTGGCAAGCAACTCGGTTTCTTAAATGCAGTGCGTGCTCGGCGGAGCGAGCAGATTCCGGTTTGGTTTAGTCGCAAAGAAATCGATCGTTTGCTGGTTCATTTCGTGGGTGTGCATCGACTGATGTTTCTGTTGATTTATGGTGCTGGCCTACGTCATAAAGAGTGCCGACGACTTCGGATTAAGGACATCTGCTTCGACGAAGGGCATATCGTGGTGCGGAACGGAAAAGGAGAGAAAGATCGCATCACCTTCTTGCCAGAGCTTGCAATCGACCCTCTAAAGAGTCAGATAGATGTCGCCGCTCGGTTACATCGCATCGACGTCGACGAAGGCTATCCGCAGGTGTATTTGCCGTATGCACTTGCTAGAAAATATCCCAATGCCTGCCAGGAACTGGCCTGGAAGTGGGTGTTTCCATCGCGGCAGCGATGTCGGGACAAACGCAGTGGCCAGGTATGGCGTCATCACATTGCCGAAGAGCAATTTGCAAACGCCTTTAAGATAGCTTTGCGACACGCAGGGATTCCCAAACACGGCGTTCCCCACAGCTTAAGGCACAGCTTTGCGACCCACTTGGTAGAGGCGGGAACGGATATTTCGACGGTCCAAAAATTGATGGGGCACAAAGACATCGAGACGACGATGAAATATGTACATGTCAGCCATCAGCTAGGCGACAGCATTAAGAGCCCCATGGATACTCTCGTTCACGATCGTGAATTGCGCAGCCGGCAAACAAGGCACTAA
- a CDS encoding ankyrin repeat domain-containing protein gives MDDDCLYCGLSYAADAGDHEAVTRYLNLGASPAVEVECNNALAYAIGREHIDIVRLLLNSGADPNRSDPMIHATPMTLAVDRRSQAIVQLLIAHGAKLDDINMFVVVRSGTQDFVQEMIDLGACASVIDMGTGRTLLHDAAMYGHERTVAALVRAGVDTLRTDRWGNTATDLAARNGHCIVVQLLASFDHKESSV, from the coding sequence GTGGATGACGACTGCCTCTATTGTGGTTTGAGCTATGCCGCCGACGCTGGCGATCACGAAGCGGTGACGCGGTACCTCAACCTCGGCGCTAGCCCTGCAGTTGAGGTTGAGTGCAACAACGCATTGGCGTATGCAATTGGCCGTGAGCACATCGATATTGTACGCTTGCTCCTGAACAGCGGCGCAGATCCCAACAGATCGGATCCAATGATACACGCGACCCCGATGACGTTAGCAGTTGATCGGCGTTCACAAGCCATCGTACAGCTTCTTATCGCTCACGGCGCAAAACTTGATGACATCAACATGTTCGTCGTCGTCCGAAGCGGAACGCAGGATTTCGTTCAAGAAATGATCGACTTGGGGGCCTGCGCAAGTGTGATCGATATGGGAACCGGCCGTACCCTGTTGCATGACGCAGCTATGTACGGCCATGAACGGACTGTAGCCGCATTGGTGCGTGCGGGTGTTGACACACTGCGAACCGATAGGTGGGGCAATACTGCCACAGACTTGGCAGCGCGAAACGGACATTGTATTGTTGTTCAGCTCCTCGCGTCGTTCGATCACAAGGAGTCAAGCGTGTAA